In the Nitrosarchaeum sp. genome, one interval contains:
- a CDS encoding type IV secretion protein Rhs produces MTKLAITAIAMFAIMMGISAIAPAMADKATAPGHNKIDICHFDDEEMQYILISIPENAVAAHEKNHDMDIIPAPEDGCPIIEPEPVDSDGDGIPDAEDECPADPTNTCNVPVDSDSDGLTDDEEFLLGTDPLNPDTDNGGVFDGQEVNVDGTDPLNSSDDLVIIAP; encoded by the coding sequence ATGACAAAACTAGCAATAACTGCAATCGCAATGTTTGCAATTATGATGGGAATTTCCGCAATTGCTCCCGCTATGGCAGACAAAGCCACAGCTCCAGGACACAACAAAATTGACATTTGTCATTTTGACGATGAGGAAATGCAATACATCCTAATTAGCATTCCAGAAAATGCAGTGGCTGCTCATGAAAAAAATCATGACATGGATATCATTCCAGCACCTGAAGATGGGTGTCCAATCATTGAACCAGAACCAGTAGATTCTGATGGTGATGGCATTCCTGATGCGGAGGATGAATGTCCTGCAGATCCGACAAACACTTGTAATGTTCCAGTAGATTCTGATAGTGATGGATTGACTGATGATGAAGAGTTCCTTTTAGGAACTGATCCATTGAATCCAGATACTGACAATGGAGGAGTGTTTGACGGTCAAGAAGTAAATGTTGATGGAACTGATCCATTAAATTCTTCAGATGATTTGGTGATTATTGCACCATAA